In Deinococcus maricopensis DSM 21211, one genomic interval encodes:
- a CDS encoding sensor histidine kinase, whose translation MPRPLASPARYAIAAFDALTAHIAILNADGVILAVNNAWRRFAQENGGTDDVGTNYLELCDHARGDDQEDAHRIADGIRDVLAGTRSVYELEYPCHSPNEQRYFLARVTCFMQDGARYAVVAHENITRRKRAELEVRDLNRTLEARVHERTREVEQASAALAAKNAELERSVRDLREFAYVASHDLQEPLRTLGAYSDLLRHRYADQLDDRARGYLTHITEQVFRARQLVRDVLTLSNVSAQPPLGSVDMRAIWTTVSATLPWPEDATATCGALPPVRANLPQVQQLLTNLLGNAIKFRADRPLRVLLSAWQQDGWVEFALSDNGIGIPGAHAERVFVMFQRLHSRQRAEGNGIGLAVCRKIVERHGGRIWMDTRSAEGLTVRFTLPAMTPPPGQ comes from the coding sequence ATGCCTCGCCCCCTGGCGTCTCCCGCGCGGTACGCCATCGCGGCCTTCGACGCCCTCACCGCGCACATCGCCATCCTGAACGCCGACGGGGTCATCCTCGCCGTCAACAACGCCTGGCGGCGCTTCGCGCAGGAAAACGGCGGCACCGACGACGTCGGCACCAACTACCTGGAGTTGTGCGACCACGCGCGCGGCGACGACCAGGAGGACGCCCACCGCATCGCGGACGGCATCCGCGACGTTCTCGCCGGCACCCGCAGCGTGTACGAACTGGAGTACCCCTGCCACTCCCCCAACGAGCAGCGGTACTTCCTGGCGCGCGTCACGTGCTTCATGCAAGACGGCGCGCGCTACGCCGTCGTCGCGCACGAGAACATCACGCGCCGCAAACGCGCGGAGCTGGAGGTGCGCGACCTGAACCGCACCCTGGAGGCGCGCGTGCACGAACGCACCCGCGAAGTCGAGCAGGCCAGCGCCGCCCTCGCCGCCAAGAACGCCGAACTGGAACGCAGCGTCCGCGACCTGCGCGAGTTCGCGTACGTCGCCAGCCACGACCTACAGGAGCCGCTGCGGACCCTCGGGGCGTACAGCGACCTGCTGCGCCACCGCTACGCCGACCAGCTCGATGACCGCGCGCGCGGCTATCTGACGCACATCACCGAGCAGGTGTTCCGCGCGCGGCAGCTCGTGCGCGACGTGCTCACGCTGTCGAACGTCAGCGCGCAACCGCCCCTGGGCAGCGTCGACATGCGCGCCATCTGGACCACCGTCAGCGCCACCCTCCCCTGGCCTGAGGACGCCACCGCCACCTGCGGCGCCCTCCCGCCGGTCCGCGCGAACCTGCCGCAGGTGCAGCAGCTGCTCACGAACCTGCTCGGGAACGCCATCAAGTTCCGCGCGGACCGGCCGCTGCGCGTCCTGCTGAGCGCGTGGCAGCAGGACGGCTGGGTGGAGTTCGCGCTGTCCGACAACGGCATCGGCATTCCAGGCGCGCACGCCGAACGGGTATTCGTGATGTTCCAGCGCCTGCACAGCCGGCAGCGCGCCGAAGGGAACGGCATCGGCCTCGCGGTGTGCCGCAAGATCGTGGAGCGGCACGGCGGCCGCATCTGGATGGACACCCGCAGCGCCGAAGGGCTGACCGTGCGCTTCACCCTGCCGGCCATGACGCCCCCACCCGGCCAGTAA
- a CDS encoding MFS transporter: MNVPAVPRPAGRPVRFLAAPLAAEFVDELMDGVLGAAWPAITHDLTLTYLQVGLLMGVPYVLGSVVDPALGVLSDAGGRRALVLSGGVAFALSVTLVALSAGFWPLLLALTVFFPASGAFVTLTETALMDAEPTRREANMARWALAGSAGNTAGPLLVSGAAALSLGWRPVFALVALLTLAALALVWRRRAALGPATPLAAPTGAGVRGALRGLAPLLHRRDVRAALLHLECANLLLDVFRGFLALYIVSADGVTPAQAGVAVAVLTLVGLLGDALAVPLLERVRGVPLVRASAAVTLVVFPAFLLAPTLPLKLGLIGALALLTSGWYAVLQARLYALVPERSGSILTLGAVTGLLGGAVPVALGAVAQAAGIGAALWLLLLGPLTLVLGLPRQKDAG; this comes from the coding sequence ATGAACGTGCCTGCTGTTCCCCGGCCTGCCGGGCGCCCCGTAAGGTTCCTGGCGGCGCCCCTCGCTGCCGAATTCGTCGACGAACTGATGGACGGCGTGCTGGGCGCCGCGTGGCCCGCCATCACCCACGACCTGACCCTCACCTACCTGCAGGTGGGCTTGCTGATGGGCGTCCCGTACGTGCTCGGCAGCGTCGTGGACCCCGCGCTGGGCGTCCTGTCCGACGCGGGCGGGCGCCGCGCACTCGTGCTGAGCGGCGGCGTCGCGTTCGCGCTGTCCGTGACGCTCGTGGCGCTCAGCGCGGGCTTCTGGCCGCTGCTGCTGGCGCTTACGGTGTTCTTCCCCGCGTCGGGCGCGTTCGTGACCCTGACCGAAACGGCCCTGATGGACGCCGAACCCACCCGCCGAGAAGCGAACATGGCCCGCTGGGCGCTCGCCGGGTCCGCCGGAAACACCGCCGGGCCGCTGCTGGTGAGCGGCGCGGCCGCGCTCAGCCTCGGCTGGCGGCCCGTGTTCGCGCTGGTGGCGCTCCTCACGCTCGCCGCCCTGGCCCTGGTGTGGCGACGCCGCGCCGCCCTCGGGCCCGCCACGCCCCTGGCCGCGCCCACAGGTGCGGGCGTACGGGGCGCGCTGCGAGGCCTGGCGCCGCTGCTGCACCGCCGGGACGTACGCGCCGCGCTGCTGCACCTGGAGTGCGCGAACCTCCTGCTGGACGTGTTCCGTGGGTTTCTCGCACTGTACATCGTGAGCGCGGACGGCGTGACGCCCGCGCAGGCCGGCGTGGCCGTGGCGGTGCTGACGCTGGTGGGCCTGCTGGGAGACGCGCTGGCCGTGCCCCTGCTGGAGCGCGTGCGCGGCGTGCCGCTCGTCCGCGCGAGCGCCGCCGTGACGCTCGTGGTGTTCCCGGCCTTCCTGCTGGCCCCCACCCTGCCCCTGAAGCTGGGGCTGATCGGCGCGCTCGCCCTGCTGACGTCCGGGTGGTACGCGGTGCTGCAGGCGCGCCTGTACGCCCTCGTGCCGGAGCGCAGCGGCAGCATCCTGACGCTCGGAGCGGTGACGGGCCTGCTGGGCGGCGCCGTCCCGGTCGCGCTGGGCGCCGTGGCGCAGGCGGCGGGTATCGGTGCGGCCCTGTGGCTGCTGCTGCTCGGCCCGCTCACGCTGGTGCTCGGCCTGCCCCGTCAGAAGGACGCGGGTTGA
- the mutL gene encoding DNA mismatch repair endonuclease MutL, with amino-acid sequence MTIRILPPDVARQIAAGEVVSRPLDVVRELLDNALDAGATRIEVEVEGGGLRAVRVRDNGAGIPAGEVPLAPLRHATSKLEAVDRVTTLGFRGEALWAMSQAGTLTLTTRPAAQVGATELVACADDVQVRRVSAPAGTSVAVTDLFAHLPARRRTQASAATEAREITGLVTRYVLHHPGLSWRLTVDGEVRVQHAPGDARAAVASVYGSLSANRVVRVDATGVTGVISRPELTRARRDRMHVSVNGRPVLAPPELERAIIHGYGELLPGSLAPLCVLDVRVPPEDVNPNVHPAKAVVALADVDGVARRVTEAVRAALAQHPLARALPDLRLPQPPAPRAAAADGTFPPLTFSGVFAGLYLLAEGDGDLWVVDAHAAHERVLYERLSAAFDAAEAFELPEPELLQLTPEQAARLAGTEADLRAFGLHVEAFGAGLARLRALPAALAHLPVPRLHEQVIEAALGTHDPRREVLARLACAPALKAGMLTEERGPSLLAELAGCAQPWACPHGRPTVLRLSERDLAHAFGRRGVRDVARARDTREAPVAREDATPPPARP; translated from the coding sequence ATGACGATCCGAATTCTCCCGCCGGATGTGGCCCGCCAGATCGCGGCGGGCGAGGTGGTGTCGCGCCCGCTGGACGTGGTGCGCGAACTGCTCGACAACGCCCTCGACGCGGGCGCGACGCGCATTGAGGTGGAGGTGGAGGGCGGCGGCCTGCGCGCCGTGCGCGTCCGCGACAACGGTGCGGGCATTCCTGCCGGTGAGGTGCCGCTCGCGCCGCTGCGGCACGCGACGAGCAAGCTGGAGGCCGTGGACCGCGTGACCACCCTCGGGTTCCGCGGGGAGGCGCTGTGGGCGATGAGTCAGGCGGGCACGCTGACGCTCACGACCCGTCCGGCCGCGCAGGTCGGCGCGACGGAGCTGGTCGCCTGCGCGGACGACGTGCAGGTGCGGCGCGTGAGCGCCCCGGCGGGCACGAGCGTGGCCGTCACGGACCTGTTCGCGCACCTGCCCGCGCGGCGCCGCACGCAGGCGTCCGCCGCGACGGAGGCGCGCGAGATCACGGGCCTCGTCACCCGGTACGTGCTGCACCATCCGGGCCTCAGCTGGCGCCTCACGGTGGACGGCGAGGTGCGCGTGCAGCACGCACCCGGCGACGCTCGCGCCGCGGTCGCGAGCGTGTACGGGAGCCTCAGCGCGAACCGCGTCGTGCGCGTGGACGCGACCGGCGTGACCGGCGTGATCTCCCGCCCGGAGCTGACGCGCGCCCGCCGGGACCGCATGCACGTGAGCGTGAACGGCCGTCCGGTGCTCGCGCCGCCGGAGCTGGAACGCGCGATCATCCACGGGTATGGGGAGCTGCTGCCCGGCAGTCTCGCGCCGCTGTGCGTACTGGACGTGCGCGTGCCGCCCGAGGACGTGAACCCGAACGTCCACCCGGCGAAGGCCGTGGTGGCGCTCGCGGACGTGGACGGCGTTGCGCGGCGCGTGACCGAGGCGGTGCGCGCCGCGCTCGCGCAGCATCCGCTCGCGCGGGCCCTGCCGGACCTGCGCCTCCCACAGCCGCCCGCGCCGCGCGCCGCTGCCGCGGACGGCACCTTCCCGCCGCTCACGTTCTCGGGCGTGTTCGCGGGACTGTACCTGCTCGCGGAGGGCGACGGAGACCTGTGGGTGGTGGACGCGCATGCCGCGCACGAGCGCGTGCTGTACGAGCGCCTGAGCGCCGCGTTCGACGCGGCCGAGGCGTTCGAGCTGCCCGAGCCGGAACTCCTGCAGCTGACGCCCGAGCAGGCCGCGCGGCTCGCCGGAACGGAAGCGGACCTGCGCGCGTTCGGGCTGCACGTGGAGGCGTTCGGGGCGGGCCTGGCGCGCCTGCGGGCGTTGCCGGCCGCGCTCGCGCACCTGCCCGTGCCGCGCCTGCATGAGCAGGTGATCGAGGCGGCGCTCGGCACGCACGACCCGCGCCGCGAGGTGCTCGCGCGCCTCGCGTGCGCGCCCGCCCTGAAGGCCGGCATGCTCACCGAGGAGCGCGGCCCGTCACTGCTCGCGGAGCTGGCGGGGTGCGCGCAGCCGTGGGCGTGCCCGCACGGCCGCCCGACCGTGCTGCGCCTGTCCGAGCGGGACCTCGCGCACGCGTTCGGTCGGCGCGGCGTGCGGGACGTCGCGCGCGCCCGCGACACCCGCGAGGCGCCGGTCGCCCGCGAGGACGCCACCCCGCCGCCCGCCCGCCCCTGA
- the mutS gene encoding DNA mismatch repair protein MutS encodes MARFDTERIHHDLGLKGSGRGPLPPMLQQYVDMRDSVAENLPGSILLFQCGDFYETFGEDAERASRLLGLTLTHKTSKDFSTPMAGIPVRAAETHIERLLNLGVRVAVADQMEEPGAGLVDRKVTQLYTPGTVTDEKLIGQDENYLAAVATGEGYALALLDLSTGEFRCASFGTRTALYDELGRHRAREVLLAPELEGNAALLADFQARFPVMLSHASFDAQDAVGALRDTLGDVPASLSTPALVRACGAVLLYARGTQQGRLDMVRRVTRYEPGAQMHLADQTLRALEVFQASSPQGMTLLQALGSTRTAGGRRRLRAWLRAPLLDAASIEARVNAVDTFVRTPDLRAGVRALLYRAHDLERLAARVAARRATPREVAALARTLELLPQATELLAVQDGLLGGVRARLTALPEALNLIRAALTDDPPLRATDGGLIRDGFHAELDALRAESLGHRAWIAALETEERARTGIGSLKVGFNNVIGYYLEVTATHLPRVPGDYRQIATLKDRARFTRPDLREREREIARAEGAAARLELEVFTELRDALAAHVDALTDAAGALAELDVVSTLADLAAERHWTRPETNADTRVELEQARHPVVEHALGDAFVPNDAHLDATRRVLVLTGPNMAGKSTYLRTVALCALLHQIGSFVPAQRARLPIFDSIHTRIGASDDLAGGRSTFMVEMSELATILHAATARSLIVLDEIGRGTSSLDGQAIAQAALEHLHATGAFTLFATHYFELTRLDGELTGLVNLHVAAEEEERGGLTFYHQVIPGAAAQSYGVEVARLAGLPASVTARASGLLAALNATGDTDSLRRDLVTLDLTQLTPMDALKLLHAWQRRARGDEAPVNS; translated from the coding sequence ATGGCCCGCTTCGATACAGAACGCATTCACCACGACCTCGGCCTGAAAGGCTCGGGACGCGGGCCGCTGCCGCCCATGCTCCAGCAGTACGTGGACATGCGCGACAGCGTCGCCGAGAACCTCCCCGGGTCCATCCTGCTGTTCCAGTGCGGGGACTTCTACGAAACGTTCGGTGAGGACGCCGAGCGGGCCTCCCGCCTGCTCGGCCTGACCCTCACGCACAAGACCAGCAAGGACTTCAGCACCCCCATGGCCGGCATTCCCGTACGCGCCGCCGAGACGCACATCGAACGCCTGCTGAACCTCGGTGTGCGCGTGGCGGTCGCGGATCAGATGGAAGAACCCGGCGCTGGCCTCGTGGACCGCAAGGTCACGCAGCTGTACACGCCCGGCACTGTCACGGACGAGAAGCTGATCGGGCAGGACGAGAATTACCTCGCGGCGGTCGCCACCGGCGAGGGGTACGCGCTCGCGCTGCTGGACCTGTCCACCGGCGAGTTCCGCTGCGCGAGCTTCGGGACGCGCACGGCCCTGTACGACGAGCTGGGACGGCACCGCGCGCGCGAGGTGCTGCTCGCGCCGGAACTCGAAGGGAACGCGGCGCTGCTCGCGGACTTCCAGGCGCGGTTCCCCGTGATGCTGTCGCACGCGAGCTTCGACGCGCAGGACGCCGTAGGCGCGCTGCGCGACACGCTCGGTGACGTGCCCGCCAGCCTGAGCACGCCCGCGCTCGTGCGCGCGTGCGGGGCCGTGCTGCTGTACGCGCGCGGCACGCAGCAGGGCCGGCTGGACATGGTGCGGCGCGTCACCCGGTACGAGCCGGGCGCGCAGATGCACCTCGCGGACCAGACGCTGCGGGCCCTGGAAGTGTTCCAAGCGAGCAGTCCGCAGGGCATGACGCTGCTGCAGGCGCTCGGCAGCACCCGCACGGCGGGCGGGCGGCGTCGCCTGCGCGCGTGGTTGCGCGCGCCGCTGCTGGACGCCGCGAGCATCGAGGCGCGCGTGAACGCCGTGGACACGTTCGTACGCACCCCGGACCTGCGCGCGGGCGTGCGGGCCCTGCTGTACCGCGCGCACGACCTGGAGCGCCTCGCGGCGCGCGTGGCGGCGCGCCGCGCGACGCCGCGCGAGGTGGCCGCACTCGCGCGCACGCTGGAGCTGCTGCCGCAGGCCACGGAGCTGCTGGCGGTGCAGGACGGCCTGCTGGGCGGCGTGCGCGCGCGCCTCACGGCCCTGCCGGAGGCGCTGAACCTGATTCGCGCGGCCCTCACGGACGACCCGCCGCTGCGCGCCACAGACGGCGGCCTGATCCGCGACGGGTTCCACGCGGAACTGGACGCGCTGCGTGCGGAGTCGCTCGGGCACCGGGCGTGGATTGCGGCGCTCGAAACGGAGGAGCGGGCGCGCACCGGCATCGGCTCGCTGAAGGTCGGGTTCAACAACGTCATCGGGTACTACCTGGAAGTGACGGCGACGCACCTGCCGCGCGTCCCGGGCGACTACCGGCAGATCGCGACGCTCAAGGACCGCGCGCGCTTCACGCGGCCGGACCTGCGCGAGCGGGAACGGGAGATCGCGCGGGCCGAGGGGGCCGCAGCTCGCCTGGAGCTGGAGGTGTTCACGGAGTTGCGTGACGCGCTCGCCGCGCACGTGGACGCCCTCACGGACGCCGCCGGTGCGCTCGCGGAACTGGACGTCGTGTCGACCCTCGCGGACCTCGCGGCGGAGCGGCACTGGACGCGGCCCGAAACGAACGCAGACACCCGGGTGGAGCTGGAGCAGGCGCGGCACCCGGTCGTGGAGCACGCGCTCGGGGACGCGTTCGTGCCGAACGACGCGCACCTCGACGCCACGCGGCGCGTGCTGGTGCTGACCGGGCCGAACATGGCGGGGAAGAGCACGTACCTGCGCACAGTCGCGCTGTGCGCGCTGCTGCACCAGATCGGCAGTTTCGTGCCGGCGCAGCGCGCGCGCCTGCCGATCTTCGACAGCATTCACACGCGCATCGGCGCGTCCGACGACCTCGCGGGCGGTCGCAGCACCTTCATGGTCGAGATGAGCGAACTCGCGACGATCCTGCACGCCGCGACGGCCCGCAGTCTGATCGTCCTCGACGAGATCGGGCGCGGCACCAGCAGCCTCGACGGGCAGGCCATCGCGCAGGCCGCGCTGGAGCACCTGCACGCCACAGGCGCGTTCACGCTGTTCGCCACGCACTACTTCGAGCTCACGCGCCTGGACGGCGAACTCACCGGCCTCGTGAACCTGCATGTCGCCGCCGAAGAGGAGGAGCGGGGCGGGCTGACCTTCTACCATCAGGTGATTCCGGGCGCGGCGGCGCAGAGTTACGGCGTGGAGGTCGCGCGTCTCGCGGGCCTGCCGGCGAGCGTGACGGCGCGCGCGAGCGGCCTGCTCGCGGCGCTGAACGCCACGGGCGACACGGACAGCCTGCGCCGCGACCTCGTGACGCTCGACCTGACGCAGCTCACGCCGATGGACGCCCTGAAGCTGCTGCACGCGTGGCAGCGGCGCGCGCGCGGCGACGAGGCCCCAGTCAATTCCTGA
- a CDS encoding cytochrome c biogenesis protein CcdC, which yields MHVASALGYVPLFIIALNMWRRSRNLGKPIRRARTLLIPAFGIMTGLPFMLLRPDMHGLHPFLPQPWWTMLVAVLVGALFALPLAHFTRYERRADGLIYQQASTALLVAFVAIVVVRVVARVALSWMDPWVENALFFMLVVSYIFVWRLASYLKFVRVQRG from the coding sequence ATGCATGTTGCTTCCGCGCTTGGATATGTGCCGCTGTTCATCATCGCGCTGAACATGTGGCGCCGCTCCCGGAATCTCGGGAAGCCCATCCGCCGCGCCCGGACGCTGCTGATCCCCGCGTTCGGCATCATGACGGGCCTGCCGTTCATGTTGCTCCGCCCGGACATGCACGGCCTGCACCCGTTCCTGCCGCAACCGTGGTGGACGATGCTGGTGGCGGTGCTGGTCGGGGCGCTGTTCGCGTTGCCGCTCGCGCACTTCACGCGCTATGAGCGGCGCGCGGACGGCCTGATCTATCAGCAGGCGAGTACGGCGCTGCTGGTGGCGTTCGTGGCGATCGTGGTGGTGCGCGTCGTGGCGCGCGTGGCGCTCAGCTGGATGGACCCGTGGGTGGAGAACGCGCTGTTCTTCATGCTGGTAGTGTCGTACATCTTCGTGTGGCGTCTGGCGAGCTACCTGAAGTTCGTGCGCGTGCAGCGCGGCTGA